The following are from one region of the Oscarella lobularis chromosome 3, ooOscLobu1.1, whole genome shotgun sequence genome:
- the LOC136185326 gene encoding maestro heat-like repeat-containing protein family member 1, with translation MAARQSSSSRSVLHDGGQVEGLTEALIDAAYDKDAQVRASLCKSLAQVGKRTPKLMLDCCYTYLVKRPKLARGHRVVLLQTMQHVVQEQIDDVDGSLAGKLVQLGSVELTQTKDVVPDWQTASSGLLVALGRRKEYGALVMDELMTKFGAGTVPHFFVVETLGKLASENVYGVVPRVKDALTRMLPVMAGIKHDNLKWAFCSCLAKFCDAILDYIANIEMASDKSITSEMYFGEMYSAYDVMFNLWLVSKEAKLRLAVIDAIGYMSHLMSTDRLEEITPRLIPMLSSLYKKHTDHFYITNSICMCLDAVQKRNPAMLDPYINVLMNSLHPVTCVPADFANPVTVKNHNELLRCFNVLARSYSDRVVGFLLQKLEVKDERSRIGTLEILKHLVNSSDEEMDTKKSLIVSGLKILLSETNNQVKKMLAQLVTSMAHHEYLSLEGGHLLIEFIVRQCALTSGSDEPKSPVERETVGNLQLRQMCENVLHLITTTIQHTESVLWPYLLECVVPPQYTEAMGSLCRSAAYLANKKRAANADDYELDYEILVNVPKPAEMISRLLVMAGRPHGSGGRGLHVLNLMKDTGPILNEDLVELWDAVIPKLTQYLEEYAKEKEEKEWSQKAWEDLVLKLLSKTLDEVNDEEWTCELGSAMGRQISLYPTAQQEEKNFLYKCLGVVLRKSTSRQFIHDHLNILFSTVDHSSQIEREGCAMALGFCATAHLDSAIEKLEYVAKDDMVRKPTGFLGLMKDKTEAEVERVKSTVMLCYGQVTFFAPPDLITSRIEVNILRSINPHFTNVKDTSVKQNLIRAVDLVGKALHPSHLQTNDFVFQKRSDLLIHMQNYIKAEPTGFVIARETVSLAMDACATLVMLDPQLTEADEFDLIKTCTDAVYRLPRVETLHDDKATKGKSEATKKEETAAAQRLMNTTVASLNQLLKQILLKRVDPNGLENITKHLEPWVVSVAPHERHLASESFSSLLHCYLDTVQPEPGSSFVNLGNLLARMTPRCTDPELAVRQNAIESMQTLLRISGRYAGISPHSKDQFVDAVSLLKDRAQKDEANALFGVVNDMSKVLSKKLPADQLIPYIYRLLDGLIDAVSHSSSGACVVLNSLFKLRGGELTTEVSSLVKEIIEKMTKISSTQTHTGSLRSLRTLAVHHLQTVITTLLDYPIPLNQNVIETWQTLAQDKQLVVSIFDLLLELLSRSLPYSEKDRGSSGPVRHPTPVPKAVTCAFTYTFGVEDVEPLAKEHFHRLFAALLIRIGSCAVITEPAPGKNKVAEPSSVSCATDAMKELLTLVKAEAFLTTTSEEGVWATICTPDRYSEGVTTLAWALCRHAPEEVPRVVNFLTPVLSNLYEPQRVVTAAFFAELIHQQCLGDMNLVELLMNNLLGRLVDSSHYVRMLCVRGLGNIASIGGEQLKKYTTTVLSAMMAGMDDKEDPHDLITLEAMAGLSKIVDEIGESHVRPILINICIRIRPCFEKDKAPVRAAAFTLFGNLKRFGDGPSRAPFLEQIHNNFITLLLHMNEDDKDVVKACKKALRQIGLLLGSTAVNDMFQKHLIEDAQLHYGEFMNDLARLLIADFPDKINFYTMNCVGFFKSVWQAIRASAAMFAGFLLGNLPKADRNTISKEHVCAALKALLKDASPRVRMMAGEAMSLLYDY, from the exons ATGGCAGCTCGACAATCAAGCTCAAGCAGATCCGTTCTTCACGACGGAGGCCAAGTCGAAG GCCTAACTGAAGCTCTAATCGACGCGGCGTACGACAAAGACGCGCAGGTGCGCGCGTCCCTCTGCAAATCGCTCGCCCAAGTCGGCAAACGCACGCCGAAGCTCATGCTCGACTGCTGCTACACGTATCTCGTCAAACGGCCCAAACTGGCGCGCGGTCATCGAGTCGTTCTACTTCAAACGATGCAGCACGTCGTCCAagagcaaatcgacgacgtcgacggatcgcTCGCCGGAAAACTCGTCCAACTCGGTTCCGTCGAATTGACTCAGACGAAA gacGTTGTTCCCGATTGGCAGACGGCATCGTCGGGATTGCTCGTCGCCTTGGGTCGACGAAAGGAGTACGGTGCCTTGGTGATGGATGAACTGATGACCAAATTTGGTGCTGGGACGGTACcgcatttttttgttgttgaaACTCTGGGAAAACTCGCTTCCGAAAACG tgtATGGGGTTGTGCCTCGCGTCAAAGATGCTTTGACGCGGATGTTGCCTGTTATGGCTGGAATCAAACACGATAATCTAAAGTGGGCTTTCTGTTCAT GTTTGGCTAAGTTTTGTGACGCCATTCTCGACTACATAGCCAATATCGAAATGGCAAGTGACAAAAGCATCACGTCTGAAATGTACTTTGGAGAAATGTATTCGgcttatgacgtcatgtttAATTTGTGGCTTGTATCAAAAGAGGCAAAG TTGAGGTTGGCTGTCATTGATGCAATTGGATACATGAGCCATTTGATGTCGACGGATCGCCTGGAAGAAATCACGCCGCGACTCATTCCCATGCTCTCGTCGCTCTACAAAAAACACACAGATCATTTCTATATAACAAAT AGCATTTGCATGTGTCTCGATGCCgtgcaaaagagaaatccGGCGATGTTGGATCCGTATATCAACGTTCTGATGAATAGCCTTCATCCTGTC ACGTGCGTTCCAGCTGATTTTGCGAATCCCGTAACGGTAAAAAATCACAACGAGCTTCTTCGTTGTTTCAACGTGTTAG CGAGATCCTATTCCGATAGAGTAGTCGGGTTCTTGCTGCAGAAGCTGGAAGTCAAGGACGAGCGCTCGAGAATCGGAACGCTGGAAATATTGAAGCATCTTGTCAATTCGTCGGACGAAGAAATGGACACGAAAAAATCACTCATCGTCAGCGGACTAAAAATCCTTCTCTCAGAAACAAACAATCAG GTGAAAAAGATGCTGGCTCAACTTGTCACGTCCATGGCCCATCACGAATATCTGAGTCTAGAGGGAGGACATCTTTTGATTGAGTTTATTGTGCGACAGTGCGCTCTAACGAGCGGATCAGACGAG CCAAAGTCTCCcgttgaaagagaaactgTCGGCAATTTGCAGCTGAGACAAATGTGCGAGAACGTTTTGCATCTAATCACAACGACAATCCAGCACACGGAATCG GTGCTTTGGCCTTATTTGCTTGAGTGCGTCGTTCCGCCGCAGTACACCGAAGCGATGGGCTCGCTCTGCAGAAGCGCCGCCTATTTGGCGAACAAGAAACGCGCCGCGAACGCGGACGACTACGAACTTGACTACGAAATTCTAG TGAACGTGCCTAAACCGGCGGAGATGATTTCTCGACTTTTG GTCATGGCTGGTCGGCCTCACGGAAGCGGAGGTCGCGGTTTGCACGTCTTGAATCTCATGAAGGATACCGGTCCCATTTTGAACGAggatctcgtcgaattgtGGGACGCCGTGATTCCGAAGCTCACCCAATACCTTGAAG AGTAcgcgaaagagaaggaagaaaaagaatggAGTCAAAAAGCGTGGGAAGATCTAGTGTTGAAA TTGTTATCTAAAACGTTGGACGAAGTGAATGACGAAGAATGGACGTGTGAACTTGGTTCTGCTATGGGAAGACAGATCAGTCTCTATCCGACCGCCCAGCAGGAAGAAAAG aattttctCTACAAATGTCTTGGCGTCGTGTTgcggaaatcgacgagccgTCAATTCATTCACGATCATCTAAACATATTGTTTTCCACTGTGGATCATTCTAGTCAGATTGAAAGAGAG GGTTGTGCTATGGCACTGGGATTTTGCGCCACGGCTCATCTCGACTCGGCCATTGAGAAGCTGGAGTACGTTGCTAAGGACGACATGGTGCGAAAACCGACGGGATTTCTTGGACTAATGAAG GATAAAACGGAAGCTGAAGTGGAGAGAGTGAAAAGCACCGTGATGTTGTGCTACGGACAAGTGACGTTCTTCGCTCCGCCAGA TCTTATTACATCGCGAATCGAGGTGAACATCTTGCGCAGCATCAATCCTCATTTCACCAACGTCAAA GATACGAGTGTGAAGCAGAACTTAATTCGCGccgtcgatctcgtcggaAAGGCCTTGCATCCGAGTCACCTACAGAcgaacgacttcgtcttTCAAAAACGATCCGATCTGCTCATTCACATGCAGAACTACATCAAAGCGGAACCGACGGGCTTCGTCATAGCGAGAGAGACCGTTTCGTTGGCGATGGACGCCTGCGCTACTCTAGT AATGCTCGATCCTCAATTGACTGAAGCCGACGAATTCGATTTGATTAAAACGTGCACCGACGCTGTCTATCGTCTGCCTCGCGTCGAGACCCTTCACGACGATAAAGCGACGAAGGGAAAgagcgaagcgacgaagaaagag GAGACCGCCGCAGCTCAGCGTCTAATGAATACGACGGTGGCTAGTCTCAATCAACTGCTCAAGCAAATTCTGCTCAAGAGAGTCGATCCAAACGGATTGGAAAACATTACAAAG CATCTCGAACCGTGGGTGGTCTCCGTCGCTCCGCACGAACGGCATTTGGCTTCGGAATCGTTTTCCAGCCTATTGCATTGTTATCTTGATACCGTTCAACCAGAGCCG GGCTCCTCGTTCGTCAATCTCGGCAATTTGCTAGCGCGAATGACGCCGCGCTGCACCGATCCCGAATTGGCCGTGCGACAGAATGCGATCGAGTCCATGCAAACGCTCCTTCGAATATCGGGAAGATACGCCGGCATTTCGCCGCACTCCAAGGACCAATTCGTCGATGCCGTCAGCCTGCTCAAAGACCGAGCGCAGAAGGACGAAGCCAACGCCTTGTTTGGAGTCGTCAACGATATGTCAAAA GTTTTGAGTAAGAAGTTGCCTGCTGATCAGCTGATTCCTTATATCTATCGTCTGCTCGACGGGCTCATCGATGCTGTTTCGCACAGTTCCAGTGGCGCCTGCGTCGTTTTGAATAGCCTCTTCAAACTGCGCGGCGGAGAACTCACAACAGAG gTGAGCAGTCTCGTGAAGGAGATcattgaaaaaatgacgaaaatcaGTAGCACGCAAACGCACACGGGTTCCCTGAGGAGTTTGCGAACGTTAGCCGTTCATCATCTCCAGACTGTCATCACGACGTTGCTCGACTATCCAATACCTTTAAACCA AAATGTTATCGAGACTTGGCAGACGTTGGCCCAGGACAAACAACTCGTTGTCAGCATTTTCGATTTGCTCTTGGAGCTTCTATCGAGGAGTCTACCGTACTCGGAGAAAGATCGAGGCTCGTCTGGTCCCGTTCGACATCCGACCCCCGTTCCAAAGGCGGTTACGTGCGCCTTTACTTACACATTTGGTGTTGAAGATGTTGAGCCGCTCGCAAAGGAGCACTTTCATCGGCTATTCGCGGCTCTTCTAATTCGAATCGGGTCATGTGCCGTCATCACGGAACCCGCTCCTGGAAAGAACAAAGTGGCCGAGCCTAGTTCAGTCAG TTGTGCTACGGATGCGATGAAAGAGCTATTGACTTTGGTCAAAGCCGAAGcctttttgacgacgactaGCGAGGAAGGAGTGTGGGCTACGATCTGCACGCCGGATCGTTATTCGGAAGGGGTCACCACATTGGCTTG ggcTCTGTGTCGACACGCTCCGGAGGAAGTGCCGAGAGTCGTCAATTTTCTGACGCCGGTCCTGTCGAATCTATACGAACCGCAGAGAGTCGTAACGGCGGCGTTTTTTGCCGAG TTGATTCATCAGCAGTGCTTGGGCGATATGAATCTCGTGGAATTGTTGATGAATAATCTCCTCGGTCggctcgtcgattcgtctcACTACGTTCGCATGTTGTGCGTACGCGGTCTGGGCAACATAGCGAGCATAGGCGGAGAACAG CTGAAAAAATACACGACGACCGTTCTTTCGGCTATGATGGCCGGCATGGACGACAAGGAAGATCCTCACGATTTAATCACGCTCGAAGCGATGGCCGGCTtgtcgaaaatcgtcgacgagatcggcgaGTCGCACGTTCGTCCCATTCTCATTAACATCTGCATTCGCATACGTCCTTGCTTCGAGAAG GATAAGGCTCCTGttcgcgccgccgcttttACTCTTTTCGGCAATCTGAagcgattcggcgacggccCGTCTCGCGCTCCGTTTCTCGAGCAGATACACAATAACTTCATCACGCTTCTTCTGCACATGAACGAGGACGACAAGGACGTTGTCAAA GCCTGCAAGAAAGCTCTCCGACAAATTGGCCTGCTTTTGGGCTCCACAGCCGTCAATGACATGTTTCAGAAGCATTTGATTGAAGACGCTCAATTGCACTACGGCGAGTTTATGAACGATTTGGCTCGGCTTCTC ATTGCCGACTTTCCCGACAAGATCAATTTCTACACCATGAATTGCGTCGGCTTTTTTAAGAGCGTCTGGCAAGCGATTCGAGCGAGCGCGGCAATGTTTGCAG GTTTTCTATTGGGCAATCTTCCCAAAGCGGATAGGAACACGATATCGAAAGAGCACGTCTGCGCCG CGTTGAAAGCGCTTCTGAAGGACGCCTCGCCTCGGGTTCGAATGATGGCCGGGGAAGCGATGAGTCTACTGTATGATTACTAG
- the LOC136185328 gene encoding uncharacterized protein, whose amino-acid sequence MAALQEGNVPLLESPYISAESLDDESSFGVDESLLTLRQLDDGDVKRGVDSDDDSDVGEDFREPLERRPFCLWCKTNATKAFFSNFVSFLIMLTGIILTALLKPSLAKHCPNQLVTNHTIVDLDSQCIGYVVCRFVRSVGLVMFSGGMTNWIAVKMLFTKIPGLVGSGVIIQHFEEIRESIKRIILDTFFEPVSMQQYINTRTNDFLQTFDLEKLVTNLLDSPQIRLLIDQKLTQLYATPEGVLLKAMGITRDQLEPCIGPFVAASVHDFVPIFLEIIKNLDTVNADKIHRHVEQMTTSKINDMSAKKVKDLVKKMIEKHLGWLVVWGNAFGAVIGAVAEIAAIYTTGTT is encoded by the exons ATGGCGGCGTTGCAAGAGGGAAACGTGCCCCTGCTGGAGAGCCCTTACATCAGCGCCGAGTCTCTCGATGACGAGTCGTCGTTCGGAGTCGACGAATCGCTGCTCACGCTAAGGCAgcttgacgacggcgacgtcaagCGAGGAGTCGATTCGGACGATGACAGCGACGTTGGAGAGGACTTTCGCGAACCACTTGAACGGCGGCCG TTCTGCCTGTGGTGCAAAACGAATGCTACCAAGGCGTTCTTCAGcaatttcgtttcgtttctaatCATGCTGACTGGAATCATACTGACGGCCCTATTGAAACCGAGCCTCGCAAAACACTGTCCAAATCAATTGGTCACTAATCACACTATCGTTGATCTTGACTCACAATGCATTG GCTACGTTGTCTGTCGATTTGTACGCTCCGTCGGTCTCGTCATGTTCTCCG GAGGCATGACCAACTGGATAGCCGTAAAGATGCTATTTACAAAGATACCTGGCCTAGTCGGAAG TGGGGTCATTATTCAGCATTTTGAAGAGATCCGAGAGTCAATCAAACGAATTATTCTCGATACATTTTTCGAGCCGGTCTCCATGCAGCAGTATATCAACACAAGAACAAACGACTTCCTGCAAACATTTGACCTTG AAAAATTGGTCACTAACCTTCTCGATTCGCCTCAAATCCGGCTGCTAATAGACCAAAAGTTGACCCAACTCTACGCAACTCCAGAAG GAGTATTACTAAAGGCAATGGGGATAACGAGGGACCAACTGGAGCCCTGTATCGGCCCTTTCGTCGCTGCTTCGGTGCACGATTTCGTGCCCATC TTTCTCGAAATCATCAAAAATCTTGACACGGTCAACGCCGACAAAATTCACCGTCACGTCGagcaaatgacgacgtcCAAAATTAACGATATGTCTGCGAAAAAAGTAAAAGAC CTGGTCAAAAAAATGATCGAAAAGCATTTAGGCTGGCTCGTCGTCTGGGGCAACGCCTTCGGTGCAGTCATAGGAGCGGTAGCCGAAATAGCAGCCATATACACAACAGGTACGACATAG
- the LOC136185327 gene encoding palmitoleoyl-protein carboxylesterase notum2-like: protein MMTLAAIVLLGVLSHVLGASLQFRPIDDTAAVCNDGSKAGYYIRMSSTNSSKWIVLMQGGWYCFDEDSCNKRHQSTPDLMSSTEWSGEFEGHGILSDDETENPSWWDANSVFVGYCSSDHWTGNATANASAENPASKWNFLGSVIIEATIKEILPLGLQKASLLVLTGVSAGGFGAFSNLDHIADLMSEAAPSTRVVGLIDSGWLMNSTQFKPSNCAIYETCALYIAFGKGVKLWNSQLSHSCLHRLTNSSWLCLLGKYVYPTKTPALIQEYQYDLADLTTCNVRLPFGEAFTYVEGIGAQYREELGVVTSLFSPACAYHTLILSQSWLNVKVNDITISEAFDNFLNGEEERHSDKCRIPDCNPTCLKSVEA, encoded by the exons ATGATGACGCTTGCGGCGATCGTGCTGCTGGGCGTTCTCTCGCACGTTCTCGGCGCTTCCTTACAATTTCGTCCAATCGACGATACGGCGGCAGTGTGCAACGACGGATCGAAAGCCGG GTATTACATAAGGATGTCTTCGACCAATAGCAGCAAGTGGATTGTGCTCATGCA AGGTGGTTGGTATTGTTTTGATGAAGATTCGTGCAACAAGCGACACCAATCCACTCCGGATCTAATGAGTTCAACTGAGTGGAGTGGTGAATTTGAAG GACACGGAATTCTGTCTGACGACGAGACTGAGAATCCCAGTTGGTGGGATGCCAACTCCGT ATTTGTTGGGTATTGTTCCTCGGATCATTGGACTGGCAATGCTACGGCAAATGCATCCGCAGAAAATCCTGCCA GTAAGTGGAATTTTTTGGGCAGCGTTATCATAGAGGCGACAATCAAGGAGATCCTTCCCTTGGGACTTCAAAAGGCGTCTTTGCTGGTATTGACTGGCGTCAG TGCTGGTGGATTTGGAGCGTTTTCTAATCTGGATCATATAGCCGATTTGATGTCAGAAGCCGCTCCTTCAACTCGTGTTGTTGGCTTAATTGACTCTGGCTGGCTGATGAATTCCACTCAGTTCAAACCAAGTAACTGTGCCATCTATGAAACATGCGCACTGTACATTGCCTTTGGAAAAGGCGTCAA ACTGTGGAATTCTCAGCTGTCACACTCGTGCTTGCATCGGCTGACTAACTCTTCCTGGCTTTGTCTCCTAGGAAAATACGTATACCCAACAAAAA CCCCTGCGTTGATTCAAGAATATCAGTATGACTTGGCGGATTTGACGACATGCAACGTTCGGCTTCCCTTTGGCGAAGCCTTCACTTACGTCGAAGGCATAGGAGCGCAGTACCGAGAAGAGCTCGGTGTAGTCAC TTCTCTGTTTTCACCAGCGTGTGCTTACCACACGCTCATTCTCAGTCA ATCGTGGTTAAATGTCAAAGTGAACGACATAACCATTTCAGAAGCGTTTGACAATTTCCTTAATGGAGAGGAGGAGAGGCATTCAGACAAATGCCGCATCCCTGACTGCAACCCGACGTGTCTCAAGTCGGTGGAGGCATAG
- the LOC136185329 gene encoding leukocyte receptor cluster member 1 homolog: protein MNILPKKSWHVRNKDNVAKVRRDEAQAKEEEEEKERRRLLAEQEARTDLLRSRARSRDAKTTTDEDVQLEYEGHINFFQELEEGEYNDKKKNLEHEAEAKADKEKQEKKIGLLTYLGQSVLDSSEKPWHTMSKKERAEIEEIKAVRSERFKAVLDPLNDMKKFLGETRKAEGRGGIQQPRLSSRKTGVLDRPVSEISEKLDRKERKKKKKHKKETKAKKNKKHKRAEIEKEEVDESSESDDEEKTAKARQLELLRHQRLMREKEERARAEKLLNPHRQKEMKQPVEDDRSRGYNSQFHPQFARQNQTKEKFLW, encoded by the exons ATGAATATCTTACCGAAAAAGAG CTGGCATGTTCGAAATAAAGACAACGTTGCAAAAGTCCGAAGAGACGAGGCGCAGgcaaaagaggaggaagaggagaaagagagacgtcgtcttctcgcc GAGCAAGAGGCGAGGACGGATCTCCTGCGCAGCAGAGCGAGATCAAgagacgcgaaaacgacaacAGACGAAGACGTGCAACTTGAATACGAGGGACACATCAACTTTTTTCAAGAACTAGAAGAAGGG GAGTACAatgacaagaaaaagaatttagAACACGAGGCCGAGGCCAAAGCAGATAAGGAaaagcaagagaaaaaaattgggcTATTGACCTATTTGGGTCAAAGCGTTCTAGACAGCTCAG agaaaccCTGGCATACGATGAGTAAGAAGGAACGCGCGGAAATTGAGGAAATAAAGGCTGT GAGATCAGAGCGATTCAAAGCAGTCTTGGATCCATTGAacgacatgaaaaagtttcTCGGTGAAACAAGAAAGGCCGAGGGTCGTGGCGGCATTCAGCAGCCAAGATTGTCTAGCAGGAAAACAGGAGTACTTGATAGGCCCGTTTCGGAAATATCTGAAAAATtagatagaaaagaaaggaagaaaaagaagaaacacaagaaagagacgaaggcaaagaagaaTAAGAAACATAAACGGGCTGAGatagaaaaggaagaggtaGATGAGTCAAGTGAgagtgacgacgaggagaagacTGCCAAAGCAAGGCAATTGGAACTGCTGAGACATCAGAGACTGATgcgagaaaaggaagaaagagCTCGAGCTGAAAAGCTTTTGAATCCTCATCGGCAAAAGGAGATGAAACAGCCAGTGGAAGATGACAG GTCCAGGGGTTACAATAGCCAGTTTCATCCCCAATTCGCCAGACAAAATCAAACAAAGGAGAAATTTTTGTGGTAG